The Neoarius graeffei isolate fNeoGra1 chromosome 10, fNeoGra1.pri, whole genome shotgun sequence genome has a segment encoding these proteins:
- the si:dkey-16n15.6 gene encoding organic solute transporter subunit alpha, producing the protein MARRADNCSLMGAEIPLSSQFFKVIKNELWLYLVPAALAVLLLALFLEEVGFFLRHVPSSRRRCLSLWILGMYPVFGMTSITALYVPRSSSLCNFIASLYHSITLLKFMGLIENFFGGKARMVAVLAGEQVSPDPFPCCCCCCLPLININRTSLGWMMAAVLQLSVVRTLVFFITLILWTDEQYDYGDVDSVDPNIYVNAITCMSTFISYYGYLLFYKATRRALHGYGLRAKFVCIIVVLVLCGLQHGILETMGALKVVPCARPFSALFRSQLIYHYSVIVEMFCISLFARNIFRKVEPGPEDAYCLEEAIISHKAIQTEAQLPLAVQLSSQVEEPWRSNPIYSSDSEDSLCRIEHAPLDHFPFPLQSKPLDLSERDSNKLPEECKSTEPEPSTITDSAEINYVVNSDVTVV; encoded by the exons ATGGCCAGGAGAGCAGACAACTGCAGCCTGATGGGTGCTGAGATCCCACTTTCATCACAGTTCTTTAAAG TGATTAAAAATGAGCTGTGGTTGTACCTTGTCCCGGCCGCATTGGCTGTCCTGCTACTGGCTCTCTTCCTGGAGGAAGTTGGTTTCTTCCTCCGCCATGTGCCTTCATCCCGACGCAGGTGCCTCAGCCTGTGGATCCTGGGCATGTATCCG GTCTTTGGAATGACCTCCATCACTGCACTATATGTACCTCGGTCCTCTTCGTTGTGCAATTTTATAGCTTCTTT atatcacTCCATTACTCTGTTAAAGTTCATGGGTCTTATTGAAAACTTCTTTGGAGGGAAGGCTCGAATGGTTGCGGTGCTGGCAGGGGAACAGGTTTCTCCTGACCCTTTtccctgctgttgctgctgctgtttgcCCCTCATCAATATCAACAG GACAAGTCTGGGATGGATGATGGCTGCAGTCCTCCAACTCTCTGTGGTCAGAACTCTTGTGTTCTTCATCACTCTCATCCTCTGGACAGATGAACAGTATGACTATGGGGAT GTTGATTCAGTTGATCCCAACATTTATGTAAATGCAATCACTTGCATGTCCACCTTCATTTCCTACTATGGCTACTTGCTGTTTTACAAGGCAACCAGGAGAGCGCTGCACGGCTATGGGCTTCGAGCCAAATTTGTTTGCATCATTGTTGTGTTAGTACTGTGTGGACTTCAGCATGGAATTTTGGAAACTATGGGGGCACTAAAAGTTGTGCCTTGTGCACGTCCCTTCTCTGCTCTGTTTCGCTCACAGT taatcTACCACTATTCAGTAATTGTGGAGATGTTCTGCATCAGTCTGTTTGCTCGCAACATATTTCGTAAAGTGGAGCCCGGTCCAGAGGATGCTTATTGTCTTGAAGAAGCAATCATCAGTCATAAGGCAATTCAAACAGAAGCTCAGTTGCCTCTTGCAGTTCAGCTCAGCTCTCAGGTAGAGGAGCCATGGCGCTCTAACCCCATTTACAGCAGCGATAGTGAGGACAGCCTGTGCAGAATCGAACATGCTCCGTTGGACCACTTTCCTTTCCCCTTACAGTCCAAGCCTCTGGATTtgtcagagagagacagcaatAAGCTACCTGAGGAGTGTAAGAGCACAGAACCAGAACCCTCAACCATAACTGACAGTGCTGAGATTAACTATGTGGTAAATAGTGATGTCACTGTTGTATAG